Proteins encoded in a region of the Vibrio sp. CB1-14 genome:
- a CDS encoding peptidoglycan binding protein CsiV, translating to MKKLIPLLLLLVSMPSLAQRQFDIEVIVFKRAINPEKVNESWPNDVADIDFSRAGSLNDASYRASKNVTVLPTASFQLNEEANKLKNHAGYTVLLHKAWRQGDNGKGSAPIFHLRAGKDYSTEFYSDGSEKGSLSNTSSPVEGVTEQAIDKPLYELDGKLQIYVQHYLYAEAQLDLKSPSTKQVVVEAPLNEAPIEITNTETTTDAAQPDSNVIAGNLEAIEPQRETLTFLKDYRLDQKRRMRSSETHYLDHPLMGMIIQVRRVQN from the coding sequence ATGAAAAAACTGATCCCACTGCTACTCCTATTGGTCTCTATGCCAAGCTTGGCACAGAGACAATTTGACATAGAAGTGATCGTTTTTAAGCGCGCCATCAATCCTGAAAAAGTGAATGAGTCATGGCCAAACGATGTGGCAGACATTGACTTTAGTCGCGCCGGCTCTCTTAACGATGCGAGTTATCGCGCGTCAAAAAATGTCACCGTGTTGCCGACAGCCTCTTTTCAGTTAAACGAAGAAGCCAATAAGCTTAAGAATCATGCGGGTTACACTGTATTGCTTCATAAAGCCTGGCGCCAAGGCGACAATGGTAAAGGCTCTGCACCTATCTTCCATCTTCGAGCAGGTAAAGACTACTCCACTGAGTTTTACTCTGACGGCTCTGAAAAAGGCAGCCTAAGCAACACATCATCACCCGTTGAAGGCGTAACTGAGCAAGCCATCGATAAACCACTGTATGAGCTTGATGGAAAACTGCAGATTTATGTTCAGCACTACCTCTATGCAGAGGCGCAACTTGACCTTAAATCACCAAGTACCAAACAAGTAGTTGTTGAAGCACCATTAAACGAAGCTCCAATAGAAATTACAAACACAGAAACAACCACCGATGCCGCGCAGCCAGACAGTAATGTTATCGCTGGTAATCTCGAAGCCATTGAGCCACAACGTGAAACATTGACCTTCTTGAAAGACTATCGCCTGGATCAGAAACGTCGTATGCGCAGTAGTGAAACTCACTATCTCGATCACCCATTAATGGGAATGATCATTCAAGTACGACGTGTTCAAAACTAG
- a CDS encoding GNAT family N-acetyltransferase, whose product MNVNYTIYTKRLCLRLLTPDHVPQFANAIQTSPSLHQWIDWCHSNYTEEEALEFISATRLNWVKASAFGFALFSRDSDEFLGMAAFNEFYHTFNMGSLGYWLKDSAQHQGYALEAMDAIIEFAFAHLLLTRLEIVCDPDNSPSHHLAERLGATFECVAQNRYIFNGKPKAGMVYSITPNTRRV is encoded by the coding sequence ATGAACGTCAATTACACCATATACACCAAGCGCTTATGCTTACGTCTGCTAACACCAGACCATGTACCGCAGTTTGCAAACGCGATCCAAACCTCACCGTCACTTCATCAGTGGATTGATTGGTGCCACTCCAATTACACCGAAGAAGAAGCATTGGAGTTTATTAGTGCCACGCGGCTCAATTGGGTAAAAGCGTCGGCATTTGGCTTTGCACTGTTTAGTCGCGATAGTGACGAGTTTCTCGGTATGGCCGCATTCAATGAGTTTTATCATACCTTCAACATGGGAAGCCTAGGCTACTGGCTTAAGGATTCGGCGCAGCACCAAGGCTACGCCCTGGAGGCGATGGATGCGATTATTGAATTTGCCTTTGCTCACCTACTCCTAACGCGCTTAGAGATTGTCTGTGACCCGGACAACTCGCCTAGTCACCATCTTGCAGAGCGTTTGGGGGCAACCTTCGAATGTGTCGCGCAGAATCGCTACATCTTTAACGGCAAGCCGAAAGCAGGAATGGTCTACTCGATTACACCAAACACGCGCAGGGTATAG
- the ptsG gene encoding PTS glucose transporter subunit IIBC — MFKNLFANLQKVGKSLMLPVSVLPVAGILLGVGAANLGFIPEVVSNLMEQAGGSVFGQMALLFAVGVALGFTNNDGVAGLAAIVGYGIMTATLSVMAGVMGVEKIDTGVLGGILVGGVAAWAFNRFFKIQLPEYLGFFAGKRAVPIITGFTAIALGIILSIVWPPIGAAIGAFSHWAAEQNPQLAFGIYGVVERSLIPFGLHHVWNVPFFFEAGTCVNAAGETQNGVLTCYLVADEASRAAGNGFGQLAGGYMFKMFGLPAAAIAIAHCAKPENRAKVMGIMASAALTSFLTGITEPIEFSFLFVAPLLYGIHALLAGSAYVVANTLGFVHGTSFSHGLIDFLVLSGNSQKLGLMIGVGLVYAAIYYFVFRTVITAMDLKTPGREDETEEAGVEVSGNEMAGELVAAFGGKANITGLDACITRLRVAVADTEIVDQDKLKQLGAAGVVVVSGGVQAIFGTKSDNLKTDMDEWIRNHG; from the coding sequence ATGTTTAAGAACCTTTTTGCTAACCTGCAAAAAGTTGGTAAGTCTCTGATGCTGCCAGTATCGGTACTACCAGTTGCAGGTATTCTTCTTGGGGTAGGTGCTGCCAACCTTGGCTTCATTCCAGAAGTAGTTTCTAACCTTATGGAACAAGCTGGTGGCTCAGTATTCGGCCAAATGGCATTGCTATTCGCTGTAGGTGTAGCACTTGGCTTTACTAACAACGACGGTGTTGCAGGTCTAGCTGCTATCGTTGGTTACGGCATCATGACTGCAACGCTAAGCGTTATGGCTGGTGTTATGGGCGTTGAGAAAATCGATACAGGTGTACTAGGTGGTATCCTTGTCGGTGGTGTGGCTGCTTGGGCATTCAACCGTTTCTTCAAAATCCAACTTCCAGAGTACCTTGGCTTCTTCGCTGGTAAGCGTGCTGTGCCAATCATCACTGGTTTCACTGCGATTGCACTAGGTATCATCCTATCTATCGTATGGCCACCAATCGGTGCTGCTATCGGTGCATTCTCTCACTGGGCTGCAGAGCAAAACCCACAACTAGCATTCGGTATCTACGGTGTTGTTGAGCGTTCTCTAATCCCATTCGGTCTACACCACGTTTGGAACGTACCGTTCTTCTTCGAAGCAGGTACTTGTGTTAACGCTGCAGGCGAAACTCAAAACGGCGTACTAACTTGTTACCTAGTTGCAGACGAAGCGTCTCGTGCTGCTGGTAATGGCTTCGGTCAGCTAGCGGGTGGTTACATGTTCAAGATGTTCGGTCTACCAGCTGCTGCAATCGCTATTGCACACTGTGCTAAGCCTGAGAACCGCGCTAAAGTTATGGGTATCATGGCTTCTGCTGCTCTAACATCGTTCCTAACAGGTATCACTGAGCCAATCGAATTCTCGTTCCTATTCGTAGCTCCATTACTATACGGAATCCACGCTCTACTAGCTGGTTCTGCATACGTTGTTGCAAACACTCTAGGTTTTGTACACGGTACTTCATTCTCACACGGTCTAATTGACTTCCTAGTTCTGTCTGGTAACTCTCAGAAACTTGGTCTAATGATTGGTGTTGGTCTAGTATACGCAGCAATCTACTACTTCGTATTCCGCACAGTAATCACTGCAATGGACCTTAAGACTCCAGGCCGTGAAGACGAAACTGAAGAAGCTGGTGTAGAAGTTTCTGGTAACGAAATGGCTGGTGAACTAGTTGCAGCGTTCGGCGGTAAAGCGAACATCACAGGTCTAGATGCATGTATCACACGTCTACGTGTTGCTGTAGCAGACACTGAAATCGTTGACCAAGACAAGCTTAAGCAACTTGGTGCTGCAGGTGTAGTTGTAGTATCTGGTGGTGTTCAAGCTATCTTCGGTACCAAGTCTGACAACCTGAAAACAGACATGGATGAGTGGATTCGCAACCACGGCTAA
- a CDS encoding TatD family hydrolase: MFVDSHCHLDKLNYDELHDGIQDVLNKAKAANVEQLLSVGVTLDSFPAMMELIKPYPQIMASCGVHPLDVESNFSLEQFKRYVADERVVAVGETGLDYHYQPDTAELQKRRFEQQVDVAVDVNKPLIIHTRNARQDTLDILKNGHAERCGGVIHCFTEDLPFAKAAMELGFYISISGIVTFRQAKELKEVVKQLPLERLLIETDSPYLAPIPHRGKENQPAYVVEVAAYIAQLKGVSLSEVAEKTSKNYRDLFLS; encoded by the coding sequence ATGTTTGTAGATTCACATTGTCATCTTGATAAGCTCAACTACGACGAGCTACACGATGGTATTCAAGACGTACTGAATAAAGCCAAAGCAGCGAACGTCGAACAGCTCTTATCCGTAGGTGTTACGCTAGATTCTTTTCCAGCGATGATGGAGCTTATCAAGCCATACCCGCAAATTATGGCATCTTGTGGCGTTCATCCTCTGGACGTAGAAAGTAATTTTTCGCTAGAACAATTTAAACGTTATGTGGCTGACGAACGTGTTGTGGCTGTTGGTGAAACTGGGCTGGACTATCACTACCAACCAGACACAGCAGAGCTTCAGAAACGTCGCTTTGAGCAGCAAGTTGACGTTGCGGTTGACGTGAATAAACCGCTCATCATTCATACTCGCAACGCACGTCAAGACACTCTTGATATACTAAAAAATGGTCATGCAGAGCGTTGTGGTGGCGTGATCCATTGCTTTACTGAGGACTTGCCTTTCGCGAAAGCGGCTATGGAGCTGGGCTTTTATATCTCGATTTCAGGTATTGTTACCTTCAGACAAGCAAAAGAACTCAAAGAAGTCGTGAAACAATTACCGTTAGAACGCCTGCTTATTGAGACGGACTCTCCGTATCTTGCGCCTATTCCGCACCGCGGAAAAGAGAACCAACCAGCGTATGTTGTCGAAGTTGCAGCCTATATCGCGCAGCTCAAAGGGGTGTCATTGTCTGAGGTCGCTGAAAAAACCAGCAAAAATTACCGCGATCTTTTTTTGAGCTAG
- the holB gene encoding DNA polymerase III subunit delta' — translation MYAYPWHTTTWQQLKSNLERAHISGAMLLQAKPGLAPQALIDRYVSGLMCENDASEPCGFCHACSLIRSESHPDVHMVLPEKDKKTLSVEQIRQANKWALESSQFGGYRVIVIPQAERMNASAANALLKTLEEPSSSCVFILSTDNAQRLLPTIRSRCEAWPIAAPTQQAACEWVSQQLNKDVSPQAAYLCQSEPLVMKAFIEQGHEKVFNSLLESFIQVVISGQTDVSSLMTSLVKSDVAVDVQLSWLWLVLVSAQKQALGVTDDTTISEAKRLAAHFDYQTLFQQAEALAELKQQLSISSGLNTELLMTNWLYRF, via the coding sequence ATGTACGCGTATCCTTGGCACACGACCACTTGGCAGCAACTTAAGTCCAACTTAGAACGAGCTCACATCTCGGGGGCGATGCTATTACAGGCTAAACCGGGTCTTGCACCTCAAGCATTGATTGATCGCTATGTTAGCGGGCTGATGTGCGAGAATGATGCGTCTGAGCCGTGTGGATTTTGTCATGCCTGTAGCTTAATCCGTTCAGAATCACATCCTGACGTGCATATGGTGCTGCCTGAGAAGGATAAAAAGACGCTTTCTGTTGAACAAATTCGCCAAGCTAATAAGTGGGCACTAGAGTCCTCCCAATTTGGGGGCTACCGAGTGATTGTGATTCCACAAGCAGAGCGTATGAATGCCTCTGCAGCTAATGCTTTGTTAAAAACGCTCGAAGAGCCATCAAGCTCCTGTGTGTTTATTCTGTCAACGGACAACGCACAACGTTTGCTGCCGACGATAAGAAGTCGTTGTGAGGCTTGGCCAATTGCTGCTCCGACACAGCAAGCTGCTTGTGAGTGGGTGAGTCAGCAACTTAATAAAGACGTATCACCTCAGGCTGCCTACCTCTGTCAGAGCGAGCCTTTAGTGATGAAGGCTTTTATAGAGCAAGGTCATGAGAAAGTCTTTAATAGTCTGCTTGAGTCCTTTATCCAAGTCGTGATTAGTGGTCAAACGGACGTGTCGTCATTGATGACGAGCTTAGTAAAGAGCGATGTGGCTGTCGACGTTCAGCTTTCTTGGCTTTGGCTCGTGTTGGTGAGTGCGCAAAAACAGGCGCTTGGTGTAACCGATGACACGACAATATCAGAGGCGAAGCGGTTAGCGGCACATTTCGACTATCAAACCTTGTTTCAACAGGCGGAGGCTCTCGCTGAGCTAAAGCAGCAGCTGTCGATCTCTAGTGGCCTCAATACTGAACTCTTGATGACGAACTGGTTATACCGTTTTTAG
- the tmk gene encoding dTMP kinase yields MNQGKFIPQGKFIVIEGLEGAGKSSAINVLREELDAAGIEHIENTREPGGTLLAEKMRALVKEEQPGEALQDRSELLLMYAARIQLVETVIKPALQKGAWVIGDRHDLSSQAYQGGGRQIDADIMSSLKQIALGSFKPDFTLYLDIEPRLGLERARGRGELDRIEKMDISFFERTRERYLNLASEDSSIVTIDASQDIDSVQADIRQAVKVWLAQQ; encoded by the coding sequence ATGAACCAAGGTAAATTCATTCCTCAAGGTAAATTCATAGTTATTGAGGGTCTGGAAGGCGCAGGTAAAAGCTCTGCGATTAATGTTCTTCGTGAAGAGCTCGACGCTGCCGGTATTGAGCACATAGAGAACACCCGTGAGCCAGGCGGTACTTTGTTGGCAGAGAAAATGCGTGCCTTGGTTAAAGAAGAACAGCCAGGTGAAGCGCTGCAAGATCGCTCAGAGCTTCTATTGATGTATGCTGCTCGTATTCAGCTTGTAGAAACCGTGATTAAGCCAGCGCTGCAAAAGGGCGCTTGGGTGATAGGGGATCGTCATGATCTGTCATCGCAGGCGTATCAGGGCGGCGGTCGTCAAATTGATGCCGATATTATGTCGTCGTTAAAGCAGATCGCGCTTGGTAGCTTTAAGCCAGACTTTACTTTGTATTTAGACATTGAGCCACGTCTCGGTCTTGAGCGTGCTCGTGGCCGTGGTGAATTGGATCGCATTGAAAAAATGGACATTAGCTTTTTTGAGCGCACTCGCGAACGATACTTGAATTTAGCGAGTGAGGATTCGAGCATTGTGACTATTGATGCCAGCCAAGATATCGATTCGGTTCAAGCGGATATTCGCCAAGCGGTTAAAGTTTGGTTAGCACAGCAATAG
- the mltG gene encoding endolytic transglycosylase MltG — MLKKFVLLVIVLCAIAAGGFVYVKNSVETFITQPLNIEQPELVTVQRGNSLNTIIGKFVTNQWIKPTDFEPLIRRFHPELTKIKVGTFELRPGMSFEQAISEIIHGQEYQLAITFIEGSTFKEWRQQFTTAEHLKHATEEMTEAEIAKALGIEHEKLEGLFLAETYHYSVGDSDLDILKRANSKLEKILNASWEQKQEKLPLNNQYEALILASIIEKETSVPSERERVASVFVNRLNKGMRLQTDPTVIYGMGDRYDGNIRKKDLRERTPYNTYVINGLPPTPIAMPGKASIMAAVNPEDSNYLYFVASGTGGHVFSKNLRDHNRAVQQYLKQLRSRK; from the coding sequence GTGCTAAAGAAGTTTGTATTACTCGTCATCGTGCTATGTGCGATAGCCGCTGGCGGCTTTGTATATGTGAAGAACAGTGTTGAAACATTTATCACTCAACCGCTCAATATAGAACAGCCTGAGTTGGTGACTGTTCAGCGTGGGAATAGTCTCAATACGATAATAGGTAAATTCGTCACCAACCAATGGATAAAGCCAACAGATTTTGAGCCATTGATCCGTCGTTTTCACCCTGAGCTTACCAAGATTAAAGTTGGAACATTTGAGCTTAGACCGGGCATGAGTTTCGAACAGGCGATAAGCGAAATCATCCATGGTCAAGAGTATCAACTCGCTATTACCTTTATCGAAGGCTCAACGTTTAAAGAATGGCGCCAGCAATTTACAACTGCTGAGCATTTAAAGCATGCGACAGAGGAAATGACAGAGGCTGAAATTGCCAAGGCTCTGGGTATTGAACATGAAAAGCTTGAAGGCTTGTTCCTTGCAGAAACGTATCATTATTCGGTTGGTGATAGCGATCTAGATATCTTAAAACGTGCTAACAGTAAGCTTGAAAAAATACTCAACGCGAGCTGGGAGCAGAAACAAGAGAAACTGCCGTTAAATAATCAGTACGAAGCCTTAATTTTAGCCTCAATCATTGAAAAAGAGACCTCTGTTCCGTCTGAACGTGAACGTGTCGCATCAGTGTTTGTGAACCGCTTGAACAAAGGTATGCGCCTTCAAACTGACCCAACTGTAATTTACGGCATGGGCGATAGATATGATGGTAATATTCGTAAGAAAGATCTTCGTGAGCGCACGCCTTATAATACCTATGTTATCAATGGGCTGCCACCAACACCGATTGCAATGCCAGGCAAAGCATCTATCATGGCGGCAGTGAATCCAGAAGACAGCAACTATCTCTATTTTGTTGCTAGTGGCACTGGCGGCCATGTGTTTTCTAAGAACTTACGCGACCACAATCGTGCGGTCCAACAGTATTTAAAACAGTTAAGAAGTCGAAAATGA
- the pabC gene encoding aminodeoxychorismate lyase, with protein sequence MHWRDGQPIERISVSDRSFQYGDGCFTTILTRDGKLQLWAQHVKRMEQAFEALRIEPMDWHALRDDIESLALPDAQAGIKLHVSRGEGGRGYSAKVNHGPFVTVSCFEYPEKYNELRQNGVEMTVSDVVLGHSPLLAGLKHNNRLEQILAKSNVEDAGYLDGIVLDLEANVIETTMANLFWVKSQQLFTADLSLAGVSGVMREQVLEAMSSLGYSVTVGQFRLETVLDADEVFVTNCILGVAPVIKIREVEFVKGSLTKQIQEKLSLC encoded by the coding sequence ATGCATTGGCGTGATGGTCAGCCTATCGAAAGGATTTCGGTAAGTGACAGAAGTTTTCAATACGGTGACGGCTGCTTTACAACGATCTTGACGCGAGATGGCAAACTTCAACTGTGGGCGCAGCACGTGAAGCGTATGGAACAGGCGTTCGAAGCATTGCGTATTGAACCCATGGATTGGCACGCTTTGCGTGACGATATTGAAAGCCTAGCTCTGCCCGATGCCCAAGCAGGCATCAAGCTACACGTAAGTCGAGGAGAAGGTGGTCGAGGCTACAGTGCCAAGGTCAACCATGGCCCTTTCGTAACGGTAAGCTGCTTTGAATATCCGGAAAAATATAACGAACTTCGACAAAATGGCGTCGAAATGACGGTTTCAGACGTTGTGTTGGGGCACAGTCCATTATTGGCCGGTTTGAAACACAATAACCGACTCGAACAAATTCTAGCGAAATCCAATGTAGAAGATGCGGGCTATCTAGATGGCATCGTCCTCGATTTGGAGGCCAATGTCATAGAAACCACAATGGCGAATCTGTTTTGGGTTAAGTCTCAGCAACTGTTTACTGCTGATCTTTCGCTTGCGGGTGTTTCCGGCGTTATGCGTGAACAAGTGCTTGAAGCGATGAGCTCACTTGGCTACTCAGTGACCGTGGGTCAGTTTCGTCTCGAGACGGTTCTAGATGCCGATGAGGTTTTCGTTACCAATTGTATTCTAGGGGTTGCGCCCGTCATAAAAATTAGGGAAGTTGAGTTTGTCAAAGGCTCACTAACAAAACAGATCCAGGAGAAGTTAAGTCTGTGCTAA
- the fabF gene encoding beta-ketoacyl-ACP synthase II, with protein sequence MSKRRVVVTGMGMLSPVGNTVESSWKALLEGKSGIVNIEHFDTTDFSTRFAGLVKDFDGSEYVSKKDAKKMDLFIQYGIVAGMHALKDSGLDVTPDNQHRIGVAIGSGIGGLDLIEAGHQALVSKGPRRVSPFFVPSTIVNMVAGQLSILAGLRGPNIAISTACTTGLHNIGHAARMIAYGDAEAMVAGGSEKASTPLGMAGFGAAKALSTRNDEPQKASRPWDVDRDGFVLGDGAGVIVLEEYEHAKARGAKIYAELVGFGMSGDAYHMTSPSEDGSGGALAMEAALRDAGLTGAQIGYVNAHGTSTPAGDVAEIKGIKRALGEEGSKKVLVSSTKSMTGHLLGAAGSAEAIITIMSLVDQIVPPTINLDNPDPECDVDLVPHTARKVEMEYALCNSFGFGGTNGSLIFKKM encoded by the coding sequence GTGTCCAAGCGTCGTGTTGTTGTCACTGGCATGGGTATGTTGTCACCGGTAGGCAACACCGTAGAATCTTCATGGAAAGCCCTTCTTGAGGGCAAGAGTGGTATCGTAAATATTGAACATTTCGATACAACCGATTTCTCAACTCGTTTCGCAGGCTTAGTTAAAGACTTTGACGGCAGTGAGTACGTGTCTAAAAAAGATGCCAAGAAAATGGATTTGTTTATCCAATACGGCATTGTGGCAGGTATGCACGCTCTTAAAGATTCTGGTCTAGACGTCACGCCAGATAACCAACACCGTATCGGTGTTGCGATCGGTTCTGGTATTGGCGGTCTTGATCTCATCGAAGCGGGTCATCAAGCGTTGGTATCGAAAGGCCCTCGTCGCGTAAGTCCTTTCTTTGTCCCTTCGACTATTGTAAACATGGTTGCTGGTCAACTTTCTATTCTCGCTGGGTTACGTGGTCCTAACATTGCCATCTCAACAGCTTGTACTACTGGCTTACACAACATTGGTCATGCGGCTCGTATGATCGCATACGGTGACGCTGAAGCTATGGTTGCAGGCGGTTCTGAGAAAGCGTCTACACCTCTTGGTATGGCAGGTTTTGGTGCTGCGAAAGCTCTGTCAACTCGTAATGACGAACCTCAGAAAGCATCTCGTCCTTGGGATGTGGATCGTGACGGCTTTGTACTTGGTGATGGTGCTGGAGTGATCGTACTTGAAGAGTACGAACACGCTAAAGCGCGCGGTGCTAAGATCTATGCTGAGCTTGTTGGTTTCGGTATGAGCGGTGACGCTTATCACATGACATCTCCAAGCGAAGATGGTTCTGGTGGCGCACTAGCAATGGAAGCGGCACTTCGTGATGCAGGCCTTACTGGCGCGCAAATCGGTTATGTAAACGCACACGGTACGTCAACACCTGCGGGTGACGTAGCTGAAATCAAAGGCATTAAACGTGCACTTGGTGAAGAAGGCTCGAAGAAAGTATTGGTATCGTCTACAAAATCGATGACAGGTCACCTTCTTGGTGCTGCAGGCTCAGCTGAAGCAATTATCACAATCATGTCTTTGGTTGACCAAATCGTGCCACCAACGATTAACCTCGATAATCCAGACCCAGAGTGCGATGTGGATCTAGTACCACATACAGCACGTAAAGTGGAAATGGAATACGCATTGTGTAACTCGTTCGGTTTTGGCGGTACAAACGGCTCACTAATCTTCAAAAAGATGTAA
- the acpP gene encoding acyl carrier protein, producing the protein MSNIEERVKKIIVEQLGVDEAEVKNEASFVDDLGADSLDTVELVMALEEEFDTEIPDEEAEKITTVQAAIDYVNSAQ; encoded by the coding sequence ATGAGCAACATCGAAGAACGCGTAAAGAAAATCATTGTTGAACAGCTAGGTGTAGACGAAGCAGAAGTTAAAAACGAAGCTTCTTTCGTTGACGATCTAGGTGCTGACTCTCTAGACACAGTTGAGCTAGTAATGGCTCTAGAAGAGGAATTCGACACTGAGATTCCTGATGAAGAAGCTGAGAAGATCACTACTGTTCAAGCTGCTATCGACTACGTAAACAGCGCTCAGTAA
- the fabG gene encoding 3-oxoacyl-ACP reductase FabG yields the protein MNLEGKIALVTGASRGIGRSIAELLVERGAKVIGTATSENGAAAISEYLGDNGKGLALNVTDTDSIEAVLKQINEEFGAIDILVNNAGITRDNLLMRMKDDEWTDIMDTNLTSIFRLSKAVLRGMMKKRQGRIINVGSVVGTMGNAGQTNYAAAKAGVIGFTKSMAREVASRGVTVNTVAPGFIETDMTKALNDEQRAATLANVPAGRLGDPREIASAVAFLASPEAAYITGETLHVNGGMYMV from the coding sequence ATGAACCTTGAAGGCAAAATTGCCCTAGTAACAGGTGCAAGCCGTGGTATTGGTCGCTCAATCGCTGAGCTACTTGTAGAGCGCGGTGCAAAGGTAATTGGTACAGCTACGTCAGAGAACGGCGCAGCAGCAATCAGTGAATATCTAGGTGATAACGGTAAGGGTCTAGCTCTTAACGTGACAGATACCGACTCAATCGAAGCTGTTCTAAAGCAAATTAACGAAGAATTCGGTGCTATCGACATTCTGGTTAACAATGCAGGCATCACTCGTGACAACCTTCTAATGCGTATGAAGGACGATGAGTGGACGGATATCATGGACACGAACCTTACGTCTATCTTCCGCCTATCTAAAGCGGTACTGCGTGGCATGATGAAGAAACGTCAAGGCCGTATTATCAACGTAGGCTCTGTTGTGGGCACTATGGGTAACGCAGGTCAAACAAACTACGCAGCAGCAAAAGCAGGCGTTATCGGCTTTACCAAGTCTATGGCACGTGAAGTAGCTTCACGTGGTGTAACAGTCAACACAGTTGCACCTGGTTTTATTGAAACAGACATGACAAAAGCACTGAATGATGAGCAACGAGCTGCTACACTAGCGAACGTGCCTGCTGGCCGTTTAGGTGACCCTCGTGAAATCGCTTCGGCTGTTGCATTTCTTGCATCGCCAGAAGCGGCTTACATCACAGGTGAGACTCTTCACGTAAATGGTGGCATGTACATGGTTTGA
- the fabD gene encoding ACP S-malonyltransferase encodes MSNFAIVFPGQGSQTIGMLAELGEQHEIVKATFAEASDALGYDLWVLVQNGSAEDLNQTHRTQPALLASSVAIWRVWQEQGLAQPVLVAGHSLGEYSALVCAGVIDFKEAIKLVQLRGQLMQEAVPAGVGAMYAIIGLDDESIAKACEEAAQGEVVSPVNFNSPGQVVIAGNKAAVERAGVLCKEAGAKRALPLPVSVPSHCALMKPAAEKLAVALEAIEFNAPSVPVINNVDVAAETDPAKIKDALVRQLHSPVRWTEGVEKMSEQGVEKLLEFGPGKVLTGLTKRIVKTLSAAAVNDAASLEAAK; translated from the coding sequence ATGAGTAATTTTGCAATCGTGTTCCCAGGTCAGGGTTCACAAACAATTGGCATGCTTGCAGAGCTTGGCGAGCAACATGAGATCGTGAAAGCGACATTTGCAGAAGCATCAGATGCACTAGGTTACGACCTTTGGGTATTGGTTCAAAATGGATCTGCTGAAGATCTTAATCAGACACATCGTACACAGCCAGCGTTGCTAGCTTCCTCTGTCGCTATCTGGCGTGTATGGCAAGAGCAAGGCCTTGCTCAGCCAGTGCTCGTCGCAGGCCACAGCTTAGGTGAATACTCTGCACTAGTTTGTGCAGGTGTGATTGACTTCAAAGAAGCCATTAAGCTTGTTCAGCTGCGCGGTCAGCTAATGCAAGAAGCCGTACCAGCTGGTGTTGGCGCTATGTACGCGATCATCGGTCTAGATGATGAATCTATTGCTAAAGCGTGTGAAGAAGCAGCGCAAGGTGAAGTGGTTTCTCCAGTAAACTTCAATTCACCTGGTCAAGTCGTGATTGCCGGTAACAAAGCGGCAGTTGAGCGTGCTGGTGTATTGTGTAAAGAAGCGGGTGCGAAACGTGCACTTCCTCTTCCTGTGTCGGTACCTTCTCACTGTGCGCTGATGAAGCCAGCAGCAGAGAAGCTAGCCGTTGCTCTAGAGGCGATTGAATTCAACGCACCATCTGTTCCAGTTATCAATAACGTTGATGTGGCAGCAGAGACTGATCCTGCAAAAATTAAAGACGCACTTGTACGTCAGCTACACAGCCCAGTTCGCTGGACTGAAGGTGTAGAGAAGATGAGCGAGCAAGGTGTAGAGAAACTGCTAGAATTTGGCCCAGGTAAGGTTCTAACGGGTCTAACTAAGCGTATCGTTAAGACATTAAGTGCTGCAGCAGTAAACGACGCTGCGTCACTTGAAGCTGCAAAATAA